From a single Deltaproteobacteria bacterium genomic region:
- the dctP gene encoding TRAP transporter substrate-binding protein DctP, with product MATEEVITLKIAHQWPQNPEDPLIATALKFTNEVTKRTNGTIQFKFYPAESLVKAKSAFQALQKGVIDMSILPYIYAAGIVPQLNFSQWICVFESHDAYFAWRTSKGYEFLESKVNKAGVKTLVWLHYSVGLASNGKHVATPADALGMRFRANSRYAEMLFKEAGAGITPMVSAEIYKSAERKMLDAVITSSVSMSAYRLYEVFDHYLSQPGFSINYGMEPICISMKTWNEKLNNEQRNMFLEVAKECEVFGLERVKAYDKKVAEVFRQAGCAVRVMTKEEFNEWKTLAERSVWPVKRKEVPDGEYFYTDVFSDQKFQ from the coding sequence ATGGCAACCGAAGAGGTTATAACGTTAAAAATCGCACATCAATGGCCGCAGAATCCGGAAGACCCCCTGATCGCAACGGCGCTTAAATTTACGAATGAAGTCACGAAGAGAACCAATGGAACGATACAATTCAAATTTTACCCGGCGGAATCTCTTGTGAAGGCCAAGTCAGCTTTTCAGGCACTTCAGAAGGGGGTGATCGACATGAGCATCCTTCCTTACATCTATGCCGCCGGGATCGTTCCGCAGCTGAACTTCTCACAATGGATCTGTGTCTTTGAAAGTCATGATGCCTATTTCGCGTGGCGCACCAGCAAGGGATATGAATTTTTGGAGAGCAAGGTAAACAAGGCGGGAGTGAAGACCCTCGTGTGGCTGCACTATTCGGTCGGTTTGGCCAGCAATGGGAAGCATGTTGCAACCCCCGCGGATGCACTGGGCATGAGATTCAGGGCGAACAGCAGATACGCGGAAATGCTTTTTAAGGAAGCGGGAGCAGGGATAACTCCCATGGTTTCCGCTGAGATCTATAAGTCGGCGGAAAGAAAGATGCTCGATGCAGTGATCACCTCGTCCGTATCAATGTCTGCCTATCGTCTGTATGAAGTGTTCGACCATTACCTGTCACAGCCAGGCTTTTCAATTAATTACGGCATGGAGCCGATCTGTATCAGCATGAAAACCTGGAACGAAAAGCTGAACAATGAACAACGAAACATGTTTCTGGAGGTAGCAAAGGAATGCGAGGTGTTCGGACTCGAGCGGGTGAAAGCATATGATAAAAAGGTAGCGGAAGTGTTCAGGCAGGCAGGTTGCGCTGTTCGAGTCATGACGAAAGAAGAGTTCAATGAATGGAAAACCCTTGCCGAGAGATCGGTATGGCCGGTGAAACGAAAGGAGGTTCCCGACGGAGAATATTTTTATACCGATGTGTTTTCTGATCAAAAATTCCAATAA
- a CDS encoding 3-keto-5-aminohexanoate cleavage protein, which yields MKLEEYIWDYRDPYAWMEKTRTGLPPLIISCAITGGVHGKEYNENLPETPEEQAEQTYEAYKAGASIVHVHARNPDTWWLTSSRSEDYLKINALIRAKCPDIIINNTTGGGPELTIEQRMASIYANPEMCSLNLGPFVLKVPLRERAEPLLHPRPALVFDRCIPASYGDIEMYAKTMKEKGIKPEMELYHPGMFWVFQDLMMEGLIDPPYDIQFVMGFQTGSFPTPANLLSLISELPPQSVFFVIGVGHYQVPLNVMSILLGGHVRVGMEDNVYYARGRKMKNNAEAVARIVRIAKEMNREIATPQQAREMLGISAEPSQY from the coding sequence ATGAAACTGGAGGAGTATATCTGGGACTACCGGGATCCCTATGCCTGGATGGAGAAGACCAGGACGGGATTACCGCCGCTGATCATTTCCTGTGCGATCACGGGCGGGGTTCACGGGAAGGAATACAATGAAAATCTTCCTGAGACACCCGAGGAACAGGCGGAACAGACCTACGAGGCATACAAGGCGGGGGCGAGCATTGTGCACGTCCATGCGAGGAATCCGGACACCTGGTGGCTGACGTCGAGCCGGTCCGAAGATTACCTGAAGATAAACGCCCTCATACGCGCCAAATGCCCCGACATCATCATCAACAACACGACGGGCGGCGGTCCCGAACTGACCATCGAGCAGCGCATGGCGAGCATCTACGCGAACCCGGAGATGTGCTCGCTGAACCTGGGACCCTTTGTCCTGAAGGTACCCCTGCGCGAGAGAGCGGAGCCCCTGCTGCATCCGCGCCCCGCCCTGGTTTTTGACCGATGCATCCCGGCAAGCTATGGGGACATCGAGATGTACGCCAAGACCATGAAGGAAAAGGGGATCAAGCCGGAAATGGAACTGTACCATCCGGGCATGTTCTGGGTTTTTCAGGACCTGATGATGGAGGGATTGATCGATCCGCCCTATGACATCCAGTTCGTCATGGGATTTCAGACCGGCTCCTTTCCGACGCCGGCGAACCTGCTTTCACTTATCAGCGAACTGCCGCCGCAATCGGTGTTTTTCGTTATCGGCGTGGGCCATTACCAGGTTCCCCTGAATGTCATGTCCATCCTGCTGGGCGGTCACGTGCGGGTCGGGATGGAGGATAACGTGTACTACGCGCGGGGACGGAAGATGAAGAACAACGCCGAAGCCGTCGCCCGGATCGTCAGGATTGCGAAGGAGATGAACAGGGAGATCGCCACGCCGCAGCAGGCGCGGGAAATGCTGGGGATCTCGGCTGAGCCTTCACAATATTGA
- a CDS encoding acyl dehydratase, translating to MKVSQIYYEDVQEGMELPTISYGPITTEMMVRFAAARNNFHPIHYDKDVARAEGHPDVLVQGPLKLALFDRLMREWIGEHGTLKKVSASYRAIDVPGNTLHIKGKVTAKNIEEEQGTVYCELWAENQKEIVTTKGNAVVVLPLRSAGV from the coding sequence ATGAAGGTATCACAAATATATTACGAAGATGTTCAGGAAGGCATGGAGCTTCCGACGATCAGTTATGGGCCGATCACGACTGAAATGATGGTTCGATTTGCGGCCGCCCGTAACAATTTTCATCCGATCCATTATGATAAGGATGTCGCGAGAGCAGAGGGTCATCCTGATGTTCTGGTACAGGGACCATTAAAACTGGCGCTTTTTGACAGGCTGATGAGGGAATGGATCGGAGAACACGGGACGCTCAAAAAGGTCAGCGCCTCATACAGGGCGATCGATGTACCTGGGAATACGCTCCATATCAAAGGGAAAGTCACTGCAAAGAACATTGAGGAAGAGCAGGGTACTGTATATTGTGAACTGTGGGCGGAGAATCAAAAGGAAATCGTGACCACAAAAGGGAATGCCGTGGTTGTTCTTCCCCTCAGATCTGCCGGCGTTTAA
- the dctP gene encoding TRAP transporter substrate-binding protein DctP: MKKVGIVLCAFMMAVSLILVTQGTTVAAEEVVTLKVAHQWPQNPEDPLIATTLKFTDEITKRTNGAVQFKFYPAQSLVKAKSAFQAMQKGVVDVSILPYIYAAGIVPQLNFSQWVCAFESHDAYFAWRKSKGYELLESKVNDAGVKTLVWLHYSVGLASNGKYIATPADAKGVKVRANGRYPEMLFASADAGITPMVSAEIYTAAQRGMLEAVVTSSPSMAGYKLYEVFDHYLSPLGPCIDYGMEPICISMKTWNEKLNDAQRKIFLEVAAECEVSGLELLKAYDEKVTKMFKDAGCNVREMTQEEFGQWRKLAEKAVWPVKRDEVPDGNFFYKDAFPELTF; this comes from the coding sequence ATGAAAAAAGTAGGGATCGTATTATGTGCTTTCATGATGGCAGTGAGCTTGATCCTGGTGACACAGGGTACAACCGTTGCTGCCGAAGAGGTCGTAACGCTGAAAGTGGCGCATCAGTGGCCGCAGAATCCGGAAGACCCCCTGATCGCAACGACCCTCAAGTTTACCGACGAAATAACAAAAAGAACCAATGGGGCGGTTCAATTTAAGTTTTACCCGGCACAGTCTCTCGTAAAAGCGAAATCGGCGTTTCAAGCCATGCAAAAAGGCGTGGTTGACGTGAGCATCCTTCCTTACATCTATGCTGCCGGGATCGTTCCGCAGTTGAACTTTTCTCAGTGGGTCTGTGCCTTTGAAAGTCATGATGCCTATTTTGCGTGGCGTAAGAGCAAGGGATATGAGCTGCTTGAGAGCAAGGTGAATGACGCGGGAGTGAAGACACTCGTATGGCTGCACTATTCGGTCGGTTTGGCCAGTAATGGGAAATATATTGCAACGCCGGCCGATGCCAAGGGAGTCAAGGTGCGGGCGAATGGTCGATATCCTGAAATGTTGTTTGCGTCTGCTGACGCCGGAATAACTCCCATGGTGTCTGCCGAGATATATACGGCAGCCCAGAGGGGCATGCTCGAAGCGGTGGTAACGTCCTCACCATCCATGGCCGGGTATAAACTGTATGAAGTCTTCGACCACTACCTGAGTCCCCTCGGTCCCTGTATCGATTATGGTATGGAGCCGATCTGCATCAGTATGAAGACCTGGAATGAGAAGTTGAACGATGCGCAGCGAAAGATATTTCTTGAAGTGGCAGCTGAATGTGAAGTTTCAGGCCTTGAACTCCTGAAAGCGTATGATGAAAAAGTGACCAAGATGTTCAAAGATGCCGGCTGTAATGTTCGGGAAATGACGCAAGAGGAATTTGGACAGTGGCGAAAACTTGCAGAAAAAGCCGTATGGCCGGTGAAGCGAGATGAGGTTCCAGACGGAAATTTCTTCTATAAGGATGCATTTCCGGAACTAACGTTCTAA
- a CDS encoding Zn-ribbon domain-containing OB-fold protein — MAKEKPKEKPREIRTEVFVPYEVAVGPTWSTFFDYLKEERIMGTRCSKCKRIFVPPRTFCPRCFEEMEEWVQVADEGTIETWSYATLKFYAQIPEPPFITVQVRLDGCDTGFLHRIAGFDLKDFEKVNRRVKLGGRVKAVWRKKKEGNINDIDYFKPIK, encoded by the coding sequence ATGGCAAAGGAAAAACCGAAAGAAAAACCCAGGGAGATCAGAACCGAGGTGTTCGTGCCTTACGAGGTGGCTGTCGGTCCCACGTGGAGCACGTTTTTCGATTACCTGAAGGAAGAGCGGATAATGGGGACCCGGTGCAGCAAATGCAAACGGATCTTTGTGCCGCCCCGTACGTTCTGTCCCCGGTGCTTTGAAGAAATGGAAGAATGGGTCCAGGTCGCGGACGAGGGAACAATAGAAACATGGTCCTACGCGACGCTGAAATTCTACGCCCAGATACCTGAACCGCCCTTCATAACGGTTCAGGTACGCCTGGACGGATGTGATACCGGATTTCTCCATCGCATCGCCGGCTTTGACCTGAAGGACTTCGAGAAGGTGAACAGAAGGGTCAAGCTCGGAGGACGGGTCAAGGCGGTGTGGCGGAAAAAGAAGGAAGGAAACATCAACGATATAGATTATTTCAAACCGATAAAATGA
- a CDS encoding TRAP transporter large permease subunit, translating to MEPISIAISLFAVLLGIILLGVPIAFALIATSLGGIYFFLGVDGLAIAAITVWDAITPFVLICVPLYLLLGTIFSGSGLAERLYDGVFKWSARLPGSLAVATTVSCGIFSAISGSSVATAAIFSKVSVPSMIKKGYKQSLAAGSVAVGGTLGILIPPSIPLILYGVIVEESIGELFIAGVIPGIMLVVMFSIYEVFAALRDKTMGEKETFSWKEKLQAIRGMIPFVSVMIIVIGSIYGGIATPTEAAAISVVFSLIIAMGIYRSLNLRGLYKAVKDAVATSAMILFIIVGAMLFGYLLTATYIPQTITEHVASLEISRWWILIMINILLLFLGMFLEVVSIILITAPIIVPIIIALGWNPIWFGIIMTINMEMALITPPVGLNLYVIRDALPQVPFMEILKGSLPFIVLLAIQLILVALFQDIALWLPSHMGH from the coding sequence TTGGAACCCATTTCTATAGCAATCAGTTTGTTTGCGGTTTTACTTGGTATAATTTTACTGGGTGTGCCGATCGCTTTTGCACTCATCGCGACGTCGCTGGGAGGTATTTATTTCTTTCTTGGCGTAGACGGGCTCGCGATTGCGGCCATAACGGTATGGGATGCCATCACACCGTTTGTGCTTATTTGTGTACCGTTATATCTGCTCCTGGGGACCATATTTTCAGGCAGCGGATTGGCGGAGAGATTGTATGACGGTGTTTTCAAGTGGAGTGCGCGGCTTCCCGGAAGCCTGGCAGTTGCAACGACTGTTTCCTGCGGTATATTCAGTGCAATTTCCGGGTCAAGTGTTGCAACGGCAGCGATTTTTTCAAAAGTGTCCGTGCCTTCGATGATCAAGAAAGGTTATAAGCAAAGCCTTGCAGCCGGTTCGGTCGCTGTGGGCGGCACGCTGGGCATACTGATCCCTCCAAGCATTCCCCTGATCCTATACGGTGTTATCGTTGAAGAGTCCATCGGTGAATTGTTCATAGCGGGCGTGATACCGGGTATCATGCTCGTAGTGATGTTTTCGATCTATGAGGTGTTTGCGGCACTGAGAGACAAGACAATGGGTGAGAAGGAAACGTTCTCATGGAAGGAAAAATTGCAGGCAATAAGAGGAATGATCCCGTTTGTTTCCGTCATGATCATAGTGATCGGTTCCATCTATGGAGGAATTGCAACTCCAACCGAAGCTGCTGCGATCAGTGTGGTATTCAGCCTGATCATTGCCATGGGTATTTACCGGAGTCTTAATTTGCGGGGATTGTACAAGGCGGTGAAGGATGCTGTTGCAACCAGTGCAATGATCCTGTTCATTATTGTGGGGGCCATGCTCTTTGGATATCTGCTCACGGCGACGTATATCCCGCAGACCATAACCGAACACGTTGCGTCACTGGAAATATCAAGATGGTGGATATTGATAATGATAAACATTCTTTTGTTGTTCCTGGGAATGTTTCTTGAGGTTGTTTCAATTATTCTCATTACAGCGCCTATTATCGTCCCGATCATCATAGCATTGGGTTGGAACCCCATCTGGTTCGGCATAATTATGACAATAAATATGGAAATGGCCTTGATCACCCCCCCGGTCGGGTTGAATCTATACGTGATCAGGGATGCTTTGCCGCAAGTCCCGTTCATGGAAATTTTAAAAGGTTCATTGCCCTTTATTGTTCTTCTCGCAATTCAGCTCATATTGGTTGCGCTTTTTCAGGATATTGCCCTCTGGCTTCCCTCACACATGGGGCATTGA
- a CDS encoding MaoC family dehydratase N-terminal domain-containing protein: protein MGNETLIGPEAKKMIGAETPLGGPLEIEKGALLKLARAIEDTSPLYTDEEFAKKSKHGKLLAPVTFFDYNVPSGDEREITWKIPLPVKNRVRGKDEIELLHPIYVGDTIRAKSTVIDVYEKEGKNAKMVFVVAVTEYINQDGIVVMRHQITSIRR from the coding sequence ATGGGAAACGAGACATTAATTGGGCCTGAGGCCAAAAAGATGATCGGTGCTGAAACGCCGCTGGGAGGGCCGCTCGAAATAGAGAAAGGCGCTTTGTTAAAACTCGCCCGGGCAATCGAGGATACCAGTCCGCTTTACACGGATGAGGAGTTCGCAAAGAAGAGTAAACACGGCAAACTGCTAGCGCCCGTTACCTTCTTTGATTACAACGTACCTTCGGGTGACGAAAGGGAGATAACGTGGAAGATCCCCCTGCCGGTCAAGAATCGAGTGCGGGGCAAGGACGAGATCGAATTGCTCCATCCCATCTATGTGGGAGATACGATCCGTGCAAAAAGCACGGTGATCGATGTTTATGAAAAGGAAGGCAAGAACGCGAAGATGGTTTTCGTCGTTGCCGTGACCGAGTACATAAACCAGGACGGTATAGTAGTTATGAGGCATCAGATAACGAGTATCAGGCGATAG
- a CDS encoding TRAP transporter small permease, producing the protein MLHSGWVKFSRVVNGISELFGSISGLLIMFMAVSTTYDVCLRYFFNKPSIWVVEVSEFMLAATACLGACYTLKQRRHVAVDLLIDRIPPKPRRYLGIGTSFISFLTCVVLSILSFDLWYEAFTTGERTWTTLRAPLGFLYLYFFIGMLVLTFQYVVNIGDDISNLKDHRE; encoded by the coding sequence GTGCTTCATAGTGGATGGGTAAAGTTCTCCAGGGTTGTGAATGGAATAAGTGAGTTGTTCGGGAGCATCAGCGGGTTGCTGATCATGTTCATGGCCGTGAGTACAACATATGATGTCTGCCTGCGGTATTTTTTTAACAAGCCATCAATATGGGTGGTGGAGGTTTCGGAATTCATGCTGGCCGCCACTGCATGTTTGGGAGCTTGCTATACCTTGAAACAAAGACGGCATGTTGCGGTCGATCTGCTGATCGACCGCATCCCCCCGAAACCCAGGAGGTATTTGGGAATTGGTACCTCGTTCATTTCATTTCTTACCTGTGTCGTGCTCAGCATTTTGTCTTTTGATCTATGGTATGAAGCCTTTACCACCGGGGAACGAACGTGGACGACACTGAGAGCACCACTCGGGTTCCTCTATTTGTATTTTTTTATTGGTATGCTGGTTCTCACATTTCAGTACGTGGTTAATATAGGAGATGACATCAGTAATTTGAAAGATCATAGAGAATAG
- a CDS encoding DUF3795 domain-containing protein — MDINKDLLAPCGLYCGVCGVYIATKDNNTRFKELLLDMYQRSMSGLDQCTIRDVECEGCLSDRKSIFCSYCTIRNCVAEKGYEGCHQCAEFPCNYIDTFPIPVGKKVILRAIPYWREQGTEKWAHDEEARYVCPTCGNHLFRGAKRCNKCKTSVDLD, encoded by the coding sequence ATGGATATCAACAAAGACCTTCTCGCTCCCTGTGGGCTGTACTGCGGGGTCTGTGGCGTATATATAGCCACAAAGGACAACAACACGCGCTTCAAGGAACTCCTTCTCGACATGTACCAGCGGAGCATGTCCGGTCTGGACCAGTGCACCATACGGGATGTCGAGTGTGAGGGATGCCTCTCCGACAGGAAGTCGATCTTCTGTTCATACTGCACCATCCGAAACTGTGTGGCGGAAAAGGGATATGAAGGCTGTCATCAGTGCGCGGAGTTCCCCTGCAATTACATTGATACGTTCCCCATTCCCGTTGGAAAGAAGGTCATCCTGCGGGCGATTCCTTACTGGCGGGAACAGGGAACGGAAAAATGGGCACATGACGAAGAGGCCCGTTATGTGTGCCCCACATGCGGGAATCATCTCTTCCGCGGAGCCAAACGCTGTAACAAGTGCAAGACCTCCGTCGATCTCGACTGA
- a CDS encoding aminopeptidase P family protein yields MFPETTIMTIPHSVLKERITKVEKKLIQQGLKFLVVYSTGSGLGPASHTHGYLRYLLDWDSRYAASVLVLKVGSEPILLVPNPPSQLFAKETMWFKDIRLVSQGKFGHETAAILRPLVSENEKIGYIGRVETPVPVYDALSQCLTGVTWVQADHIIDELRMIKDSLAIAFHNRAAEICDAMFQTFTREVRSGKMAYQLQADIEHTARYEGCEHASTFLAVGPVADRARRIRRECVRVPQPGDQILLAVFLMYEGHWGHAVRTGTIGQPSQEQQRAFDIAFEMEEAALECMKPGVNLDEVWKASARALKGHYPNVKDLKSWYWFKTGHGMGLDYSEPVVSDVFRYPYQLDEGSTVEGASGPSIQIEPGMLFELHPNVFIPNEATGAIGDMILVTESGYDILNKFPRELIIW; encoded by the coding sequence ATGTTTCCAGAGACAACAATTATGACAATTCCGCATTCCGTGCTCAAAGAGCGCATAACAAAGGTTGAAAAGAAACTGATCCAGCAGGGTTTGAAATTTCTTGTTGTGTACTCTACGGGAAGCGGCCTGGGGCCTGCCAGTCATACCCATGGGTACTTACGATATCTCCTTGATTGGGACTCACGGTATGCAGCTTCAGTTCTTGTCTTAAAGGTTGGAAGTGAACCCATTCTCCTGGTTCCGAATCCTCCTTCTCAGCTCTTTGCCAAGGAAACCATGTGGTTCAAGGATATCCGGCTGGTTTCGCAAGGAAAGTTCGGACATGAAACAGCTGCTATCCTGAGGCCTCTCGTATCCGAGAATGAAAAGATCGGATATATCGGCCGAGTTGAAACACCGGTACCCGTTTATGACGCGCTATCCCAATGTTTGACTGGCGTAACGTGGGTGCAGGCAGATCATATAATCGATGAATTGCGAATGATTAAGGACAGTCTTGCGATTGCCTTCCATAACCGTGCGGCTGAAATATGCGATGCCATGTTTCAGACCTTTACGCGGGAGGTGCGCAGTGGCAAGATGGCCTACCAGCTTCAAGCCGACATAGAGCATACAGCCAGGTACGAGGGTTGCGAACATGCCTCCACGTTTCTCGCTGTAGGTCCCGTGGCAGACCGCGCACGTCGTATAAGAAGGGAATGTGTCCGTGTTCCTCAACCTGGAGACCAAATCCTGCTCGCAGTTTTCTTGATGTATGAAGGCCACTGGGGACATGCGGTACGAACGGGTACCATCGGGCAGCCGAGCCAGGAACAACAACGAGCATTTGATATTGCCTTCGAGATGGAAGAGGCAGCATTAGAATGTATGAAACCGGGTGTAAATCTTGATGAGGTATGGAAAGCCTCGGCGAGGGCGTTGAAAGGACATTACCCGAACGTAAAAGACCTCAAATCATGGTACTGGTTCAAAACCGGCCACGGCATGGGGCTTGACTATTCCGAACCTGTTGTATCAGACGTTTTTCGCTATCCATACCAGTTAGATGAAGGAAGTACCGTTGAAGGTGCTTCGGGACCATCAATTCAAATTGAACCGGGGATGCTCTTTGAACTTCATCCCAACGTGTTCATACCGAATGAGGCTACCGGCGCTATCGGTGATATGATCTTAGTAACGGAAAGCGGCTATGATATATTGAACAAGTTCCCTCGCGAATTGATCATATGGTGA
- a CDS encoding CoA ester lyase: MILRSMLYVPGNNLKLINKALGLSMDAVILDLEDAVPLPAKEEARNIIKQHVGSFKEAGLSVFVRVNSVGTGLTNEDLNVIVGKGVDGIVLAKTETDEDITSVDAMLNKYETRSGMKVGSIKIAPLIESARGVMNVYSVVKSNARIDAVAFGAGDYLRDLGLDIASVSMEQGELLYARSQIVNSCKAVGANPIDTPYLLSLKDTERFMNEVSIASRLGFGGKQCIHPDQIAPVNQAFSPSEEKVAYSMRLVEAFEEAEKQGLGAVSFEGKMIDRMSYMQAKQLLAKQKEISEREKHR, from the coding sequence ATGATACTCAGATCAATGCTGTATGTTCCAGGAAATAACTTGAAGCTCATCAATAAAGCATTAGGCTTGTCGATGGATGCTGTCATCCTGGACCTTGAGGACGCCGTTCCACTGCCGGCAAAGGAAGAGGCCAGAAACATCATTAAACAACACGTCGGGAGTTTTAAAGAGGCTGGTCTATCAGTGTTCGTGAGGGTCAACTCGGTCGGTACGGGTCTTACAAATGAAGACCTGAACGTGATCGTTGGTAAAGGAGTAGACGGGATCGTTCTGGCGAAAACGGAAACCGATGAAGATATTACCAGTGTTGATGCGATGCTTAATAAGTATGAGACCCGCTCAGGTATGAAAGTCGGCAGTATTAAGATCGCGCCACTTATTGAATCGGCTCGTGGCGTGATGAATGTATATTCCGTGGTGAAGTCAAATGCGCGGATCGATGCTGTGGCTTTCGGTGCCGGTGATTACTTACGGGATCTTGGTTTGGACATTGCGTCTGTTTCAATGGAACAGGGTGAACTTCTCTATGCCCGCTCGCAGATCGTAAATTCCTGCAAAGCTGTCGGTGCTAATCCGATCGATACGCCGTATCTTCTTTCGCTCAAAGATACCGAACGATTCATGAATGAGGTATCCATTGCGTCCAGACTCGGATTTGGCGGAAAACAATGTATCCATCCCGACCAGATAGCGCCGGTAAATCAGGCATTCTCACCGTCGGAGGAAAAGGTTGCATACTCTATGCGCCTTGTCGAAGCATTTGAGGAAGCGGAGAAACAGGGACTGGGTGCTGTTTCATTTGAAGGAAAGATGATAGATCGCATGAGCTATATGCAGGCGAAGCAACTTCTTGCGAAACAAAAGGAGATATCAGAAAGAGAAAAACACAGGTAG
- a CDS encoding thiolase family protein, whose translation MRRVAITQVAQSPGVESRDNLMDFTYRVNKELLDRAGMKREEVDCVVIGSSDIFHSGFSCANSLDWDGAGAFMIEGTRAEDSMFAFIYGCMRVMSGFFDTLLVTAIIKGSENPDYDTLTGFFADPFYLRPVGMNETAAAAFQMRQYMERYGITEEQCARVVEKNLGNALYNPYAHVKKRVSVDDVLASEVVCDPLRALMCAPKSDGVASVLLASEKRAKKLCEKPVWLSGYGCSMDHFNPGDRDLLNGQLPAAASKAYKMAGIKNPRKEIDVAEICEPYAFQELLWCEKLRFCGEGKGGRLIDSGLTRMDGALPVNPSGGVLAMNPYVSRGLYRIIEATLQIRGDAGEHQVDKKVKKALAHGTHGFAGQCHSVAILEG comes from the coding sequence ATGCGAAGAGTTGCGATCACTCAGGTGGCACAGAGTCCGGGTGTCGAATCGAGGGACAACCTGATGGACTTCACGTACCGGGTGAACAAGGAGCTACTGGATCGGGCCGGGATGAAACGCGAGGAGGTGGACTGCGTCGTCATCGGATCATCGGATATTTTTCACAGCGGTTTTTCCTGTGCGAATTCCCTTGACTGGGATGGCGCCGGCGCCTTCATGATCGAAGGAACACGGGCAGAAGATTCCATGTTCGCCTTTATTTACGGGTGCATGCGGGTAATGTCCGGTTTCTTCGACACACTGCTCGTCACGGCGATCATCAAAGGATCGGAGAATCCGGACTATGATACGCTGACCGGTTTTTTCGCCGATCCGTTCTACCTGCGGCCCGTCGGCATGAACGAAACGGCGGCGGCGGCATTTCAGATGCGACAGTACATGGAGCGTTACGGCATTACGGAAGAACAGTGCGCTCGTGTCGTGGAGAAGAACCTGGGCAACGCTCTCTATAATCCCTACGCGCATGTCAAGAAGCGGGTCAGCGTCGACGATGTGCTTGCTTCCGAGGTGGTCTGCGACCCCCTCAGGGCACTGATGTGTGCGCCGAAGTCTGACGGCGTCGCCTCGGTGCTCCTGGCGTCGGAGAAAAGGGCGAAGAAACTCTGCGAAAAGCCTGTCTGGCTGTCGGGATACGGTTGTTCCATGGACCACTTCAATCCCGGTGACCGGGACCTGCTCAACGGGCAGTTGCCCGCGGCGGCTTCAAAGGCCTACAAGATGGCCGGGATCAAAAATCCCCGGAAAGAGATCGATGTTGCCGAGATCTGTGAGCCCTATGCGTTCCAGGAACTGCTCTGGTGCGAAAAACTCCGGTTCTGCGGAGAAGGCAAGGGCGGCAGGCTGATCGACAGCGGTCTTACCCGGATGGACGGCGCCCTTCCGGTCAATCCATCGGGTGGTGTCCTTGCGATGAACCCCTATGTGTCCAGGGGTCTGTACCGCATCATTGAAGCCACCCTGCAGATACGGGGAGATGCCGGTGAGCACCAGGTGGATAAGAAGGTGAAGAAGGCCCTGGCTCACGGGACGCATGGGTTTGCCGGTCAGTGCCATTCCGTGGCGATCCTGGAAGGTTAG